A window of Mercenaria mercenaria strain notata chromosome 16, MADL_Memer_1, whole genome shotgun sequence contains these coding sequences:
- the LOC128549769 gene encoding perlucin-like protein encodes MIFISALIFCGFLSCTIAKDSCYNKTDYEFYIVQNLVDDVQKRIKSLKENLNAAVNAQCPNTTCPNTTCPDGWVSYKGSCYLFENGQSRTFQEARIFCLNFGAVLAYVTDETENNFIRGMLERLKPSAWFISLTDQGTEGVWKWVDTNTIEGYTAWSSGQPQGARRENCAAYVDSDSFRWHDAPCSAKYPSICKKKELLKVHKRN; translated from the exons atgattttcatcAGCGCGCTGATCTTCTGTGGATTTCTGTCTTGTACCATCGCAAAGGACTCATGTTACAACAAGACGGATTATGAGTTCTACATTGTGCAAAATCTCGTAGATGATGTTCAGAAAAGAATAAAATCTCTGAAAGAAAATCTAAACG CGGCAGTTAATGCACAATGTCCAAATACGACTTGCCCAAACACAACTTGTCCGGACGGATGGGTGTCCTATAAAGGGTCATGCTATTTGTTCGAGAATGGCCAATCTCGCACCTTTCAAGAAGCAAGG ATCTTTTGTCTGAATTTTGGCGCTGTCTTGGCGTATGTGACCGATGAAACGGAAAACAATTTTATCCGCGGAATGCTTGAACGCTTGAAGC CAAGCGCTTGGTTTATAAGCTTGACAGATCAGGGCACTGAAGGTGTCTGGAAATGGGTTGACACAAACACCATCGAAGGATATACTGCGTGGTCTTCAG GTCAGCCCCAGGGTGCTAGACGAGAAAACTGTGCTGCTTATGTGGATTCAGATTCTTTCCGCTGGCACGACGCTCCTTGTTCTGCAAAATATCCttcaatttgcaaaaaaaaa GAACTTCTGAAGGTTCACAAACGTAACTGA